Sequence from the Haloarcula sp. DT43 genome:
GTGCCGCCGTCGTTCCGGAACAGGAACGGGTCGGGAGTACAGCGAGCGCCGTACGCGGCCGCGACCGCCTGAGACTCGTCGAACAGGTACGCGTCGTACTGTATCTCACCGCGGTCGACGAGTTCCTGCATCCGCTCGAAGGAGTCGTCGGGGTACTCCTCGGGGTCGTTGGCGTTGATGCCGACGACGGCCAGGTCGTCGTACGCCGCCGCGAGGCGGTTCAGTTCGTCTACCTTCGCCTTCGCGTACGGACAGTGGTTGCAGGTAAACACGACGAGCAGTGCCTCCCTGTCCGCGAAATCCGACAGTGAGTGGGCGTCCCCGTCCG
This genomic interval carries:
- a CDS encoding thioredoxin family protein, whose product is MVSIDSESDVLGRGDEAPTFELPGADGDAHSLSDFADREALLVVFTCNHCPYAKAKVDELNRLAAAYDDLAVVGINANDPEEYPDDSFERMQELVDRGEIQYDAYLFDESQAVAAAYGARCTPDPFLFRNDGGTFKLAYHGRLDDAPNPDDEPSEREMAAHVETLLDGGQVTAAEKPSRGCSIKWKPGNEPAYWNA